The Peribacillus sp. FSL P2-0133 genome has a segment encoding these proteins:
- a CDS encoding fumarylacetoacetate hydrolase family protein, with the protein MQVLQKTQTIVRYQQHNGKVYYGIVEDGEILQLSSDFVEDVNNELKYDGSRVKYSDVKILEPVVPSKVVNFGWTYVEHAKETGGKANLKEPFLFLKPTSSVIPDQGEIILPSSDLTKQVEMEGEVALVIGKRGKNIKEEEALDYVFGCTIFNDVTARDLTKTDPQFTRGKGFDTFGPLGPCIVKGIDPTNLRIVTTLNGKVVQEGNTNQMSLSIPFLISWVSQVMTLEPGDVLATGSPSGSCPMKSGDMVVVEVEQIGKLCNFVK; encoded by the coding sequence ATGCAGGTACTACAAAAAACACAAACGATAGTTCGCTATCAGCAACATAACGGAAAAGTATATTACGGAATTGTTGAAGATGGGGAAATTCTACAATTGTCTAGTGATTTTGTTGAAGATGTAAACAATGAACTAAAATATGATGGATCAAGAGTTAAATATAGTGATGTGAAGATTTTGGAGCCAGTAGTACCCTCAAAAGTCGTTAATTTTGGATGGACATATGTTGAACACGCAAAAGAGACTGGGGGGAAGGCAAATCTGAAAGAACCGTTCTTGTTTTTAAAACCTACATCTTCGGTGATTCCAGATCAGGGGGAAATCATTCTTCCCTCTAGTGATTTAACCAAGCAGGTGGAGATGGAGGGGGAAGTGGCACTCGTTATTGGTAAACGCGGCAAAAATATAAAAGAAGAAGAAGCATTGGATTATGTTTTTGGCTGTACTATATTTAATGATGTGACTGCAAGAGATCTTACAAAAACTGATCCCCAATTTACGCGCGGTAAAGGTTTTGATACCTTTGGCCCGTTGGGTCCGTGTATTGTAAAAGGAATAGATCCAACTAATTTACGAATCGTTACAACATTAAACGGCAAAGTTGTACAAGAGGGTAATACTAATCAGATGTCACTTTCAATTCCTTTCCTTATCAGTTGGGTTTCACAGGTTATGACACTAGAGCCGGGTGATGTTTTGGCTACTGGTTCGCCTTCTGGAAGTTGCCCAATGAAGTCGGGAGATATGGTAGTTGTTGAAGTAGAGCAGATTGGTAAGCTTTGTAACTTTGTAAAATAG
- the ttdA gene encoding L(+)-tartrate dehydratase subunit alpha: protein MSVIMEKLQQKEKMTDLMARFVSLVSYKLPDDVENKLKELSEEEDNKLAKIIYKTMFDNQKLAYELKRPSCQDTGVLQFFVKCGQNFPLIGQLDSILRDSVYKSTQETPLRHNSVETFDEYNTGKNIGDGSPSIFWEIAEDSDKVEIYTYMAGGGCTLPGVATVLMPGEGYEGVVKFVLDRMTSYGINACPPLLVGVGVGTSVETAAMNSKKALMRPVGSRNENENAAKMEKLLEDGINAIGLGPQGLKGSKSVMGVNVVNTARHPSTIGVAVNTGCWSHRRGKITFDSNLNYEISTHEGVTL, encoded by the coding sequence ATGAGTGTTATTATGGAAAAGTTACAGCAAAAAGAAAAGATGACTGATTTGATGGCAAGGTTTGTCTCCCTTGTCAGCTACAAACTTCCTGATGATGTGGAAAATAAACTGAAAGAACTAAGTGAAGAAGAAGATAATAAGCTTGCAAAAATCATTTACAAAACCATGTTTGATAATCAAAAGCTGGCTTATGAGTTAAAGAGACCTTCATGTCAGGATACAGGTGTTCTCCAGTTTTTTGTTAAGTGCGGACAGAACTTCCCCCTGATTGGACAGTTAGATAGTATTCTGAGGGATAGTGTGTATAAGTCAACTCAAGAAACTCCATTACGACACAATTCTGTAGAAACATTTGATGAGTACAATACAGGAAAGAACATCGGTGACGGTTCACCAAGCATCTTCTGGGAAATTGCAGAAGACAGTGATAAAGTGGAAATCTATACTTATATGGCAGGAGGAGGTTGTACCCTTCCTGGAGTGGCGACGGTTCTAATGCCGGGTGAAGGCTATGAAGGTGTGGTAAAGTTTGTACTCGATCGGATGACTAGTTATGGAATTAATGCCTGTCCTCCACTTCTTGTTGGTGTAGGCGTCGGTACTTCTGTAGAAACAGCAGCTATGAACTCTAAAAAAGCACTTATGAGACCTGTTGGAAGTCGTAATGAAAATGAAAATGCTGCTAAGATGGAAAAGCTTCTTGAAGATGGAATTAACGCTATTGGCCTTGGACCTCAGGGACTTAAGGGATCTAAATCTGTCATGGGTGTAAATGTTGTGAATACGGCAAGACATCCTTCTACTATTGGAGTTGCAGTTAATACAGGGTGCTGGTCCCATAGAAGAGGAAAGATCACCTTTGACAGTAATTTGAACTATGAAATTAGTACTCACGAGGGGGTAACACTATGA
- the ttdB gene encoding L(+)-tartrate dehydratase subunit beta, giving the protein MSKKVLTTPINDEDLKDIRIGDIIYLSGTLVTCRDVAHRRLIEEKIPLPVDLKGKAIFHAGPIVRDLGKEQYEIVSIGPTTSMRMEKFEKEFIEETGVKLIVGKGGMGKNTEEGCKNHKALHLVYPAGNAVYAATKVEQIREVHWKDLGMPESLWVCEVNEFGPLIVSIDTEGNNIFEENKVEFNKKKEEQYELISKQVRFIK; this is encoded by the coding sequence ATGAGTAAAAAAGTATTAACCACACCTATAAATGATGAGGATCTTAAGGACATAAGAATTGGAGACATTATCTACCTATCAGGTACACTGGTTACTTGCAGAGATGTTGCCCACAGGAGACTTATAGAAGAGAAAATCCCTTTACCTGTAGACCTTAAGGGCAAAGCCATATTTCACGCAGGTCCCATTGTTAGAGACCTTGGAAAGGAACAGTACGAAATTGTTTCTATTGGTCCCACAACGAGTATGAGAATGGAAAAATTCGAAAAGGAATTTATCGAAGAAACAGGTGTTAAACTTATTGTTGGAAAAGGTGGAATGGGGAAGAACACTGAAGAAGGATGCAAGAATCATAAAGCACTGCATCTCGTCTATCCAGCCGGAAATGCTGTATATGCAGCAACAAAGGTTGAACAAATTAGAGAAGTACACTGGAAAGACCTTGGAATGCCAGAATCTCTTTGGGTATGTGAAGTGAATGAGTTCGGTCCTCTTATTGTTTCCATTGATACAGAAGGAAATAACATCTTTGAAGAAAATAAGGTGGAGTTCAATAAAAAGAAGGAAGAACAATATGAGTTAATCAGTAAGCAAGTAAGATTCATCAAGTAA